One Frankia alni ACN14a DNA window includes the following coding sequences:
- a CDS encoding 2Fe-2S iron-sulfur cluster-binding protein, whose amino-acid sequence MTPRPARVRVEPAGIDLQVGVGETVFAAALRTDLTWPTICYGQARCTACALRVVDGHQHLGPPDSVEQGVLRQLASRRGRRSSRDTRLACRLTVTGDVTVEKRGVRPNSRNAADADPAR is encoded by the coding sequence ATGACGCCGCGCCCGGCGCGGGTGCGGGTCGAGCCCGCCGGGATCGACCTCCAGGTCGGCGTGGGCGAGACCGTCTTCGCCGCCGCGCTGCGTACGGATCTGACCTGGCCGACGATCTGTTACGGACAGGCTCGGTGCACCGCGTGCGCCCTTCGGGTGGTCGACGGCCACCAGCACCTCGGCCCGCCGGACTCCGTCGAGCAGGGCGTCCTGCGCCAGCTCGCCAGCCGGCGCGGCCGGCGATCCAGTCGTGACACCAGGCTGGCCTGCCGGCTCACCGTCACCGGTGACGTGACGGTCGAGAAACGGGGCGTCCGACCGAATTCCCGGAACGCCGCGGACGCCGACCCGGCGCGGTAG
- a CDS encoding lipoyl domain-containing protein, translated as MAEELRIPQLGVTMTEGVIGEWLADDGAAVEAGQPLYVLATDKTETEIEAPAAGTLVILGVPEETYPVGTLVGRIE; from the coding sequence GTGGCGGAGGAACTGCGCATTCCCCAGCTCGGAGTGACGATGACCGAGGGCGTCATCGGCGAGTGGCTCGCCGATGACGGAGCCGCCGTCGAGGCGGGCCAGCCGCTCTACGTCCTGGCGACCGACAAGACCGAGACCGAGATCGAGGCGCCCGCCGCGGGCACGCTGGTGATCCTCGGCGTGCCGGAGGAGACCTACCCGGTGGGCACCCTGGTCGGCCGGATCGAGTGA
- a CDS encoding SDR family NAD(P)-dependent oxidoreductase produces the protein MPTAFVTGASRGIGKAIALSLAEAGYDLAVSARTVRPGEIRDNALTVHHSDERPLPGSLAETAAEIEARGREALVVPCDLTDRESVEAAARRILDTWGGVDVIVHNGRYIGPGIMDVFLDTPLDAYEKMFEAHCIAPIILTRALLPAMLARGGGAVVTITSGAAWLVPPAPAGQGGWGLAYAVGKASGNPLVGILHTEYAGRGLRVFNVEPGFVATERNEISVRDYGRELVGAAPPSAIGATVRWLLDSPDADSLLGTTIEAQDLCRARELHPAW, from the coding sequence ATGCCCACAGCATTCGTCACCGGCGCGAGCCGCGGCATCGGCAAGGCGATCGCCCTGTCCCTGGCCGAGGCCGGCTACGACCTGGCGGTCTCGGCCCGCACGGTGCGGCCGGGCGAGATCCGCGACAACGCGTTGACGGTGCACCACTCCGACGAGCGCCCCTTACCCGGCAGCCTGGCCGAGACCGCCGCCGAGATCGAGGCCCGCGGGCGCGAGGCCCTGGTCGTACCGTGCGACCTGACCGACCGGGAATCGGTCGAGGCGGCCGCGCGCCGCATCCTCGACACCTGGGGCGGCGTGGACGTCATCGTCCACAACGGGCGCTACATCGGCCCCGGAATCATGGACGTCTTCCTCGACACCCCGCTCGACGCCTACGAGAAGATGTTCGAGGCGCACTGCATCGCCCCGATCATCCTCACCCGCGCGCTGCTGCCGGCGATGCTCGCCCGCGGCGGCGGGGCCGTCGTCACCATCACCTCCGGCGCCGCGTGGCTCGTCCCGCCCGCCCCGGCCGGGCAGGGCGGCTGGGGGCTGGCCTACGCCGTCGGCAAGGCGTCGGGAAACCCGCTGGTCGGAATCCTGCACACCGAATACGCCGGGCGCGGGCTGCGCGTGTTCAACGTCGAGCCCGGCTTCGTCGCCACCGAGCGCAACGAGATCTCGGTGCGCGACTACGGTCGCGAGCTCGTCGGGGCCGCTCCCCCCTCGGCGATCGGCGCGACCGTGCGCTGGCTGCTGGACAGCCCCGACGCCGACTCCCTGCTCGGCACGACGATCGAGGCCCAGGACCTCTGCCGGGCCCGCGAGCTGCACCCCGCCTGGTAG
- a CDS encoding thiamine pyrophosphate-dependent dehydrogenase E1 component subunit alpha — MSISAPPDSAAAVDFSAPPDLDVQLGLFRTATRIARFDEKYRSLMTSGAIGGMYYSPRGQEFAAASVAAHLRRDDYVVTTYRGLHDQIAKGVPLRELWAEYLGKAAGTCGGKGGPMHVTAPEYGLMVTTGVVGSGLPIANGLALSAQLRGTDQVTVVNFGDGASNIGAFHESLNLASIWRLPVIFVCQNNRYAEYTPLREGTSVDRIAQRAAAYSLPGVTVDGNDPIELYNAAGAAIERARTGGGPTLLEAMTFRFCGHIMGDQQVYMPPEELRAAIAADPLVRFRAQLAADVGEDELAAVERAAADEVADAWEFARTAELPAASALTTDVYADTTQDGATR, encoded by the coding sequence GTGAGCATCTCGGCACCCCCGGACTCGGCCGCCGCGGTGGATTTCTCCGCGCCTCCGGACCTCGACGTCCAGCTCGGTCTGTTCCGCACCGCCACCCGGATCGCGCGCTTCGACGAGAAGTACCGCTCCCTGATGACCAGCGGCGCGATCGGGGGCATGTACTACTCGCCGCGCGGGCAGGAGTTCGCCGCCGCGTCCGTCGCCGCCCACCTGCGCCGCGACGACTACGTCGTCACCACCTACCGCGGACTGCACGACCAGATCGCCAAGGGCGTGCCGCTGCGCGAGCTGTGGGCCGAGTACCTCGGCAAGGCGGCCGGCACCTGCGGGGGCAAGGGCGGCCCGATGCACGTCACCGCGCCCGAGTACGGGCTCATGGTGACCACGGGCGTCGTCGGATCGGGCCTGCCGATCGCCAACGGGCTGGCCCTGTCGGCCCAGCTCCGCGGCACCGACCAGGTCACCGTGGTCAACTTCGGCGACGGCGCGTCCAACATCGGCGCGTTTCACGAGTCGCTGAACCTGGCGTCGATCTGGCGCCTGCCCGTCATCTTCGTCTGCCAGAACAACCGCTACGCCGAGTACACGCCGCTGCGTGAGGGCACGTCGGTCGACCGGATCGCGCAGCGGGCCGCCGCGTACTCCCTTCCCGGCGTCACCGTGGACGGCAACGATCCGATCGAGCTGTACAACGCCGCCGGCGCCGCGATCGAGCGGGCCAGGACCGGCGGCGGCCCGACGCTGCTGGAGGCGATGACCTTCCGGTTCTGCGGCCACATCATGGGCGACCAGCAGGTCTACATGCCCCCGGAGGAACTGCGGGCCGCCATCGCCGCCGACCCGCTGGTGCGCTTCCGGGCGCAGCTCGCCGCCGATGTCGGCGAGGACGAGCTCGCCGCGGTCGAGCGCGCCGCCGCGGACGAGGTGGCCGACGCCTGGGAGTTCGCGCGAACCGCCGAGCTGCCCGCGGCGAGCGCACTGACCACCGACGTGTACGCGGACACCACGCAGGACGGAGCGACCAGATGA
- a CDS encoding FAD-binding protein, with protein sequence MDSAEPTHLSAATADTVTESFDVVVVGFGGAGACAAIAAAERGASVVVLDRFYGGGSTTHSGGVVYAGGGTAQQTQAGVTDTVEGMYEYLRLEVGDAVSAGTLRRFVEGSREMLAWLGRQGVEFEGSLCPYKTSYPTNRHYLYYSGNELATGYADVARPAPRGHRTHARNFSGATFYGRLRDSALRLGVTFRPLAEARGLVVENGRVVGVDYDGPPPGREPGGWHRTYTELAAKAHVWNPALGARLSALAVAAARRRSTPRRVRAIGGVVLTTGGYGFNRELVARHAPDWAGLAALGTAGDTGAALGLAAAVDAATSHLEKMSGWRFLSPPSDFMRGIVVNDQGARFANEQLYGATFSAPLVEEQHARGYLVVDAETWRRARGQIRTQSAFFHLPQLAYLFGPAGHRRAATLGELARRVGIDPAGLDRTVREYNDTAAAGLPDRFGKTGEFHRAIGAGPYYAVDVSARTSSLYPFPFITLGGLVVDEDSGEVLRRDASRVPGLYAGGRAAVGLCSNSYVSGLSLADAVFSGRRAGAHAAGRAGRSTQAVAPGQAAHSGQTAHSGQAAHPSKTAHSSKTAHSRQGELS encoded by the coding sequence ATGGATTCAGCTGAACCAACACACTTATCCGCGGCCACCGCCGACACCGTCACCGAATCGTTCGACGTGGTCGTGGTCGGATTCGGCGGGGCGGGGGCGTGCGCGGCGATCGCGGCCGCCGAGCGCGGCGCCTCCGTCGTCGTCCTGGACCGCTTCTACGGCGGCGGTTCGACGACGCACTCGGGCGGTGTCGTCTACGCCGGCGGTGGCACCGCCCAGCAGACCCAGGCCGGGGTCACCGACACCGTCGAGGGCATGTACGAGTATCTCCGCCTGGAGGTCGGCGACGCCGTCAGCGCCGGCACGCTGCGCCGGTTCGTCGAGGGCAGCCGGGAGATGCTCGCATGGCTCGGCCGGCAGGGGGTCGAGTTCGAGGGCAGCCTGTGCCCGTACAAGACGTCCTATCCGACGAACCGGCACTACCTCTACTACTCGGGCAACGAGCTGGCCACCGGCTACGCCGACGTCGCGCGCCCGGCACCGCGGGGGCACCGCACCCACGCGAGGAACTTCTCGGGGGCGACCTTCTACGGCCGGTTGCGGGACTCTGCGCTGCGCCTGGGGGTCACCTTCCGCCCGCTCGCCGAGGCCCGCGGCCTCGTCGTGGAGAACGGCCGCGTGGTCGGCGTCGACTACGACGGGCCACCGCCGGGACGTGAACCGGGCGGATGGCACCGGACGTACACGGAGCTCGCGGCGAAGGCCCACGTGTGGAATCCGGCGCTCGGCGCCCGGCTCAGCGCGCTCGCGGTCGCCGCCGCCCGTCGGCGGTCGACACCGCGGCGGGTCCGGGCGATCGGCGGGGTGGTGCTGACCACCGGTGGGTACGGCTTCAACCGGGAACTCGTCGCGCGCCACGCCCCCGACTGGGCGGGGCTCGCGGCGCTCGGCACGGCGGGCGACACCGGCGCCGCCCTCGGCCTCGCCGCCGCGGTGGACGCCGCTACCTCGCACCTGGAGAAGATGTCCGGCTGGCGGTTCCTCTCTCCGCCCTCGGACTTCATGCGCGGAATCGTCGTGAACGACCAGGGCGCACGCTTCGCCAACGAGCAACTCTACGGCGCGACCTTCTCCGCGCCCCTCGTCGAGGAGCAGCACGCCCGCGGCTACCTCGTCGTCGACGCCGAGACGTGGCGCCGGGCCCGGGGCCAGATCCGCACGCAGTCGGCGTTCTTCCACCTTCCCCAGCTGGCCTACCTGTTCGGCCCCGCCGGCCACCGGCGCGCCGCCACCCTCGGCGAGCTGGCCCGCCGGGTGGGCATCGACCCGGCCGGCCTGGACAGGACGGTCCGGGAGTACAACGACACGGCCGCGGCCGGCCTGCCGGACCGGTTCGGCAAGACCGGCGAGTTCCACCGCGCGATCGGCGCCGGCCCCTACTACGCGGTGGACGTCTCGGCCCGCACCTCGTCGCTCTACCCGTTCCCGTTCATCACCCTCGGGGGGCTGGTGGTCGACGAGGACAGCGGCGAGGTCCTGCGCCGCGACGCCTCGCGCGTGCCCGGCCTGTACGCCGGGGGGCGGGCGGCGGTCGGCCTGTGCAGCAACAGCTACGTCTCCGGGCTCTCGCTCGCCGACGCCGTCTTCTCGGGCCGGCGCGCCGGTGCGCATGCGGCGGGCCGAGCCGGCCGCTCCACGCAGGCCGTCGCCCCCGGTCAGGCCGCCCACTCCGGTCAGACCGCCCACTCCGGTCAGGCCGCCCATCCCAGTAAGACCGCCCACTCCAGCAAGACCGCCCACTCAAGGCAAGGGGAGCTCTCGTGA
- a CDS encoding alpha-ketoacid dehydrogenase subunit beta: MTGAGTATQQKARTLGMVQAVNEALDVALGADPAVFALGEDIQEPGGGGFGVHKGLGVKHGAHRVRMTPISEQAILGAAIGAAISGLRPVAEIMLMNFVHVCMDQLVNHAAKLRYMSGGRTPVPLTVRTATGAGGGFGAQHSDMLEAQLVHAAGLKVVVPSNPADAKGLLLSCIFDDDPCVFVEVTGLYFAARGPVPEGDYRIPLGQAHIARAGDDITVITYGRQVADCLAVAEQLAGEGVGVEVIDLRTLQPLDTTTLLTSVARTRRAVVVHEAVRRNGFGAELSATIHAELFGQLAAPVARVTAPDTPVPYARSLEEAYIPSQARIAAAIRSTL; encoded by the coding sequence ATGACAGGCGCCGGGACGGCGACGCAGCAGAAGGCCCGCACGCTCGGCATGGTGCAGGCCGTCAACGAGGCCCTCGACGTCGCGCTGGGCGCCGACCCGGCGGTCTTCGCCCTCGGCGAGGACATCCAGGAGCCCGGCGGCGGCGGGTTCGGCGTCCACAAGGGCCTGGGTGTGAAGCACGGCGCGCACCGGGTGCGGATGACCCCCATCTCCGAGCAGGCCATCCTGGGCGCGGCGATCGGGGCGGCCATCTCGGGCCTGCGGCCGGTCGCCGAGATCATGCTGATGAACTTCGTGCACGTCTGCATGGACCAGCTCGTCAACCACGCCGCGAAGCTGCGTTACATGTCCGGCGGGCGGACGCCGGTGCCGCTGACCGTGCGGACCGCCACCGGTGCGGGCGGCGGCTTCGGCGCACAGCACTCGGACATGCTCGAGGCCCAGCTCGTGCACGCGGCCGGGCTCAAGGTGGTGGTGCCGAGCAACCCGGCGGACGCCAAGGGGCTGCTGCTGTCCTGCATCTTCGACGACGACCCGTGCGTGTTCGTCGAGGTGACCGGGCTGTACTTCGCCGCCCGCGGCCCGGTGCCCGAGGGGGACTACCGGATTCCGCTGGGCCAGGCGCACATCGCCCGGGCGGGTGATGACATCACGGTGATCACCTACGGGCGCCAGGTGGCCGACTGCCTGGCGGTCGCCGAGCAGCTCGCGGGCGAGGGGGTGGGCGTCGAGGTGATCGACCTGCGCACCCTGCAGCCACTCGACACCACGACCCTGCTCACCTCCGTCGCCCGGACCCGCCGGGCCGTGGTCGTCCACGAGGCGGTGCGCCGCAACGGCTTCGGCGCCGAGCTCTCCGCGACGATCCACGCCGAGCTGTTCGGCCAGCTCGCGGCCCCCGTCGCCCGGGTCACCGCGCCCGACACGCCGGTGCCCTACGCGCGCTCCCTGGAGGAGGCCTACATCCCGAGCCAGGCACGGATCGCGGCGGCCATCCGCTCCACGCTCTGA